A DNA window from Candidatus Zixiibacteriota bacterium contains the following coding sequences:
- a CDS encoding CoA activase — translation MNMEIYLGMDIGSVALKLVALGSDRTLKYADYRRLHGQPSDILQNSLDDLKNKINIDSVRGVVITGSGAHVAQNLVGGEIINEILTVSRTASELIPEVNTLIEMGGADSKLLCYSHSGDQLALTDFAMNSLCAAGTGSFLDQQANRLKVKIEEEFGTLALKSKHPPRIAGRCSVFAKSDMIHLQQIATPDYDIVAGLCYAVARNFKSAIARGKKIIKPIAFVGGVASNAGMIKAFEDILELEPGELVIPEQHRIFGAYGSALLALEKKIGADFDLTVQKMSSRKRRELADIKTREKLVYSYPDQKHYKTTLTLKRGPEPQVTEGYLGVDIGSLSTNLVVIDKDYNVIARRYLMTEGRPIEAVRRGLKEIGTELGDSIKIIGCGTTGSGRYLIGDFIGADAVRNEITAQARAAIQIDRRVDTIFEIGGQDSKYIAIDDGVVVDFEMNKACAAGTGSFLQEQAEKLNIKINEEFGERALASHCPVGCGERCTVFMESDLTSYQQAGVEKDDLVAGLAYSIAANYLTRVVQKRRIGEHVFFQGGVAWNKGVVAAFEKILGKSITVPPHHDVTGAIGAAIIAMEQGDGEQSRFRGFDLSDRKYTVESFTCEDCSNMCEVREVKIEGEKPLYYGSRCEKYDAEAKTVDNDRFDFYKFRKKKLYSSVIRQSATKKEQVIGFPRVLIFHELYPFWASFFRSLGYKVILSAPTNQRMLSYSLENFSAETCFPIKVVNGHIRELLNKDVDYIFLPSIIHMSENGTPHENSFFCPYVQSIPYTIRANFDLEKTNTELVTVPFSMKMDKLQLTSALRQLKSDFSISDDDYNRAIETAYDSQQSFYRAMADKGREFLEKRDKSKPAICIISRPYNGCDDALSLEIPRKLLDLGVEVMPMEALPLTSNFDKLTEANMYWRYGQRILAAAEIIRDIPNLYPVYITNFGCGPDSFVMHFFHERLGGKPWLQLEIDEHSADAGIVTRLEAFLDSLEGKIGREEYAHRDRVAPRLKPGERTVYVPYMSDHAIAFAAAMRAVGTPAEALPEPDSTALEYGKKYTSGKECFPCQVTTGDILRKIHSEDFDREKSAFFMPSASGPCRFGQYHLYQRQILDEIGYDDVPIVSPNSRTGYDDITLGSDDFQTLAWRSLLGTDLLFKLYHRFRPYQKDKTEIDHLYRRYLHKLADHIEHRRELEPFFVSALADFKSFGNGSGESFPVIGVVGEIFLRANRFSNNFLIDHLESLGAEVWLAPMAEWIFYTNFTYRLRTREENRLGEFFGANIKNFIQHKEEHKLVELLADEIPAAYDPPVEEVIELAQPYIDVSFSGEAILSIGKAIEYCHKGAGGVVNVLPFNCMPGTIVSAISKKVSEDLGDLPWLNLAYEGLSDQGDDLRLEAFVHQVRQFSKLKSSV, via the coding sequence ATGAATATGGAAATTTATCTTGGAATGGACATCGGATCGGTAGCCCTCAAGCTGGTAGCGCTGGGGTCGGATCGCACTCTTAAATATGCTGACTACCGTCGCCTGCACGGGCAACCCTCGGATATTTTACAAAATTCCCTCGACGATCTCAAAAACAAAATAAACATCGATTCCGTGCGTGGCGTAGTGATCACAGGATCGGGAGCACATGTGGCGCAGAACTTGGTTGGCGGTGAAATCATCAACGAGATTCTAACTGTCTCGCGGACCGCCTCTGAATTGATCCCGGAGGTCAATACATTGATTGAAATGGGCGGGGCCGATTCCAAACTGCTCTGCTACTCCCACAGCGGTGACCAGCTGGCCCTGACAGATTTCGCCATGAACTCGCTCTGCGCGGCCGGAACCGGTTCGTTTCTTGACCAGCAGGCCAACCGTCTCAAGGTTAAAATTGAGGAGGAATTTGGCACCCTGGCATTGAAGTCAAAGCATCCGCCCCGGATCGCCGGGCGCTGTTCGGTGTTTGCCAAGTCCGACATGATCCACCTGCAACAGATAGCTACCCCCGATTACGATATCGTAGCCGGTCTCTGCTATGCGGTGGCTCGCAATTTCAAGTCCGCGATCGCCCGGGGCAAGAAGATCATTAAGCCGATTGCGTTTGTCGGAGGAGTGGCGTCCAACGCCGGTATGATCAAAGCTTTCGAGGATATTCTCGAACTCGAACCGGGCGAGCTTGTTATCCCGGAACAGCATCGGATTTTCGGAGCCTACGGTTCAGCCCTGCTTGCTCTGGAGAAAAAGATTGGAGCTGACTTCGATCTGACAGTCCAGAAGATGAGCTCTCGCAAAAGACGCGAACTGGCAGACATAAAGACCCGCGAAAAACTCGTTTACAGCTATCCCGACCAGAAACATTACAAAACTACCCTGACGCTCAAGCGCGGTCCCGAACCACAGGTGACAGAGGGGTATCTGGGAGTGGATATCGGTTCTCTGTCAACCAACCTGGTCGTGATCGACAAGGATTACAATGTGATTGCGAGGCGTTACCTGATGACCGAGGGCCGTCCGATCGAAGCTGTCCGCAGGGGCTTAAAAGAAATCGGGACAGAGCTGGGTGATTCGATTAAAATCATCGGGTGCGGTACGACCGGAAGCGGAAGGTACCTGATCGGTGACTTTATCGGCGCTGACGCGGTCCGCAACGAGATCACAGCGCAGGCCCGGGCCGCCATCCAGATCGATCGCCGGGTTGATACGATCTTTGAGATCGGGGGACAGGACTCAAAGTATATCGCTATCGATGATGGTGTCGTGGTCGATTTCGAGATGAATAAGGCTTGTGCCGCGGGAACCGGGTCTTTTCTGCAGGAACAGGCGGAAAAACTAAATATAAAGATCAACGAAGAATTTGGCGAGCGCGCTCTGGCCTCCCATTGTCCGGTCGGGTGCGGTGAACGCTGTACGGTTTTCATGGAGTCCGACCTGACATCATATCAGCAGGCCGGGGTCGAAAAAGATGACCTGGTGGCCGGGCTGGCCTACTCGATCGCCGCTAATTATCTCACCCGTGTGGTGCAGAAACGCCGGATCGGCGAGCATGTCTTCTTCCAGGGCGGAGTGGCCTGGAATAAGGGAGTGGTAGCCGCGTTTGAAAAAATCCTGGGCAAATCTATCACAGTACCGCCTCATCACGATGTCACCGGCGCGATCGGGGCGGCGATTATCGCCATGGAACAGGGGGACGGTGAGCAAAGCCGTTTCCGCGGATTTGACCTCTCGGACCGCAAATACACAGTTGAATCGTTCACCTGCGAGGACTGCTCCAATATGTGCGAAGTCCGCGAAGTCAAAATCGAAGGTGAAAAACCGTTGTATTACGGTTCTCGCTGTGAAAAATATGATGCCGAAGCTAAAACCGTCGACAATGATCGCTTCGATTTCTACAAATTCCGCAAGAAAAAACTGTATTCCTCTGTAATAAGGCAAAGTGCGACCAAAAAAGAACAGGTGATCGGATTCCCGCGCGTATTGATATTCCATGAACTGTACCCCTTCTGGGCTTCGTTTTTCCGTAGCCTGGGCTACAAGGTCATCCTGTCCGCTCCGACCAACCAGCGGATGCTGTCTTACAGTCTGGAGAATTTCTCGGCCGAGACCTGTTTTCCTATCAAGGTCGTCAACGGCCATATCCGCGAACTCTTGAATAAAGATGTCGATTACATATTTTTACCGTCGATAATTCACATGTCGGAAAACGGCACGCCTCATGAGAACAGTTTTTTCTGTCCTTATGTGCAGTCGATACCCTACACGATTCGAGCCAATTTCGATCTGGAGAAGACCAACACCGAGCTGGTTACGGTGCCGTTTTCGATGAAGATGGACAAGCTTCAGCTGACCTCGGCTTTGAGGCAGTTGAAATCGGATTTTTCTATCAGCGACGATGATTATAACCGTGCCATCGAGACCGCCTACGACAGCCAGCAGAGCTTTTACAGGGCGATGGCCGACAAGGGCCGTGAATTTCTTGAGAAGCGGGACAAGTCTAAGCCGGCGATATGTATAATCTCGCGACCGTACAATGGCTGTGATGACGCGCTTTCTCTTGAGATACCTCGTAAACTGCTGGATCTGGGTGTGGAAGTTATGCCTATGGAAGCTCTGCCGTTGACTTCCAATTTTGACAAACTGACAGAGGCAAATATGTACTGGCGCTACGGCCAGAGGATCCTGGCGGCGGCCGAAATCATCCGCGATATCCCCAACCTGTACCCGGTTTATATCACGAATTTCGGATGCGGTCCGGATTCATTCGTGATGCATTTCTTCCATGAGCGCCTGGGTGGCAAACCCTGGTTACAGTTGGAGATCGACGAGCATTCGGCTGATGCCGGTATCGTCACCCGTCTGGAAGCGTTTCTGGACAGCCTGGAGGGTAAAATCGGTCGGGAAGAATACGCTCACAGGGATCGTGTCGCTCCGCGTTTGAAACCGGGGGAGAGGACCGTTTATGTCCCCTATATGTCCGACCATGCAATCGCGTTCGCGGCCGCAATGAGAGCGGTCGGCACTCCTGCCGAAGCCTTGCCCGAGCCGGATTCGACAGCTCTCGAATATGGCAAAAAATACACTTCCGGCAAGGAATGTTTCCCCTGCCAGGTGACCACAGGCGACATCTTGCGCAAGATCCATTCCGAGGATTTCGACCGCGAGAAGAGCGCATTTTTTATGCCCTCGGCATCCGGGCCATGCCGTTTCGGGCAGTATCATCTCTACCAGAGGCAGATTCTGGATGAGATCGGCTATGATGATGTACCGATCGTTTCGCCAAACTCGCGTACCGGCTACGACGATATCACTTTGGGTTCGGATGATTTCCAGACCTTGGCCTGGCGCAGTCTGCTGGGCACTGATCTGCTGTTTAAACTCTACCATCGCTTCCGTCCCTATCAAAAGGACAAGACCGAAATAGATCATCTCTATCGCCGTTATTTACACAAGCTGGCCGATCATATCGAACATCGCCGCGAACTCGAACCGTTTTTCGTGTCTGCCCTGGCGGATTTCAAGTCGTTCGGCAATGGCTCAGGCGAAAGCTTTCCCGTGATCGGTGTAGTGGGCGAAATCTTTTTGCGCGCCAATCGCTTTTCTAATAATTTCCTGATCGATCATCTCGAAAGCCTGGGAGCAGAAGTCTGGCTGGCTCCGATGGCGGAGTGGATCTTCTACACGAATTTCACTTACCGTCTCAGGACCCGTGAGGAGAACCGCCTGGGTGAATTTTTTGGCGCAAATATCAAAAATTTCATTCAGCACAAAGAAGAGCACAAGCTCGTGGAACTGCTCGCCGATGAGATTCCCGCGGCCTATGATCCGCCGGTGGAAGAGGTAATCGAGCTGGCCCAGCCATACATCGATGTCAGTTTCTCGGGCGAAGCGATTCTCTCGATCGGTAAAGCGATCGAATACTGTCACAAAGGGGCCGGCGGGGTTGTCAATGTTCTGCCGTTTAACTGCATGCCCGGAACGATAGTCTCGGCTATATCCAAGAAGGTCTCCGAGGACCTGGGCGATCTGCCCTGGCTCAACCTGGCCTACGAGGGGCTCTCCGACCAGGGAGATGATCTTCGGCTGGAAGCGTTTGTGCATCAGGTCAGGCAGTTTTCGAAGCTGAAATCATCGGTCTGA
- the trxA gene encoding thioredoxin — protein sequence MPKHVTEKDFKTEVLESDVPVMVDFWAEWCFPCKTIAPLVDELAKEYNGKIKVVKVDVDSNNRIAADYMIMSIPSLLFFKDGKVVDTIRGAVAKKQIQERIEKHL from the coding sequence ATGCCGAAACATGTGACTGAGAAGGATTTCAAAACCGAAGTACTCGAATCCGATGTCCCCGTCATGGTAGATTTCTGGGCAGAATGGTGTTTCCCCTGCAAGACGATTGCGCCTTTGGTGGATGAGCTGGCCAAGGAATATAACGGCAAAATCAAAGTGGTCAAAGTCGATGTCGATTCCAACAACCGGATCGCCGCAGATTACATGATTATGAGCATTCCTTCGCTTCTGTTTTTCAAGGATGGCAAAGTCGTCGACACGATTCGCGGCGCTGTCGCCAAAAAGCAGATCCAGGAAAGAATCGAAAAACATCTCTGA
- a CDS encoding CoA-binding protein produces MAEIPNPPPEKIKQILKNSKVVAVVGLSPKPDRASNDVAVYLKKQGYKIIPVNPGHDEILGEKSYPSLSDIPEKVDIVDVFRRPEQVGPPIEGAIEIGAPVVWLQLGIRNDDEAQKAVDAGLTVIQDKCIKQELMSPF; encoded by the coding sequence ATGGCTGAAATACCGAATCCACCACCTGAAAAAATTAAGCAGATCCTGAAAAACTCGAAAGTTGTCGCGGTAGTAGGGCTATCCCCTAAGCCGGACCGGGCTTCCAATGATGTAGCCGTATATTTAAAAAAACAGGGCTATAAAATCATTCCGGTAAATCCGGGTCATGACGAAATTCTGGGCGAAAAATCATATCCGTCATTGAGCGATATCCCCGAAAAAGTCGATATCGTCGATGTTTTCCGCCGTCCGGAACAGGTCGGTCCCCCGATCGAAGGCGCAATCGAGATCGGCGCACCGGTAGTGTGGCTTCAACTCGGTATCCGTAACGATGATGAGGCCCAGAAAGCCGTCGACGCCGGCTTGACGGTGATTCAGGATAAATGTATCAAACAGGAACTGATGAGCCCGTTTTAG
- a CDS encoding rhomboid family intramembrane serine protease, with protein sequence MRYYQGGQIRMGFGRGLTPVIKWLVIINVVMFVIQMLDRSGTVTDYLGLSPQAVLTGPMVWQVFTYQFLHGGFFHIFFNMFVLWMFGTEIEQALGSRRFLRFYLICGTGAGLITVLTMFSVPINVIGASGAVLGVLVAFAVMFPNRVVYLYFLFPIKVKYLVMVLIAIDLLAAWSGGGGNVAHLTHLGGALIGFIYMKSDLRFFSLGRKVRGLRDSLKSRKQKKERESNDRMMEEVDQILDKISEVGYENLSEREKKILKNASNKLSQRKD encoded by the coding sequence ATGAGATATTATCAGGGCGGACAGATACGGATGGGTTTCGGACGAGGCCTGACGCCGGTAATCAAGTGGCTGGTAATCATAAACGTAGTCATGTTTGTGATCCAGATGCTGGATCGATCCGGAACCGTAACCGATTATCTCGGCTTGTCCCCGCAGGCGGTGCTGACCGGGCCGATGGTCTGGCAGGTGTTCACTTACCAGTTTCTGCATGGCGGATTCTTCCATATCTTTTTTAATATGTTCGTGCTCTGGATGTTTGGTACTGAAATCGAGCAGGCCCTGGGCAGTCGCCGTTTCCTGCGATTCTACCTGATCTGCGGGACCGGGGCCGGCCTGATCACGGTCCTGACAATGTTCTCCGTCCCGATCAATGTCATCGGAGCCTCAGGAGCGGTGCTGGGCGTTCTGGTCGCCTTCGCGGTCATGTTTCCCAACCGGGTCGTTTATCTCTATTTCCTGTTCCCGATCAAGGTCAAGTACCTGGTCATGGTCCTGATCGCGATCGACCTTCTGGCGGCCTGGTCAGGCGGGGGGGGCAATGTCGCCCACCTGACTCACCTGGGTGGCGCATTGATCGGTTTTATCTATATGAAATCCGACTTGCGCTTTTTCTCGCTCGGAAGAAAAGTCCGTGGCCTGCGCGATAGTCTCAAGTCGCGTAAACAAAAAAAAGAGCGTGAATCCAATGACCGCATGATGGAAGAGGTCGACCAGATACTCGATAAGATTTCCGAGGTCGGCTATGAAAACCTGTCTGAGCGCGAAAAGAAAATTCTCAAAAACGCTTCCAATAAACTCTCCCAGAGGAAGGATTAA
- a CDS encoding response regulator: MARKFLIADESDAVRAVAVNILRQNGHEVLTASGGAEAWEILKSGKVDLGIINSSLEGMDGYTLSKLVKEDSSIKDTKVVLLLATSEVVNQHKLITASPDGTLSKPFAPPDLLEKASEVLGERLAKEPKKKGNNLHESVSEMEMNEDEVADTIDFNSIFAEDEKEDSDEVEFTDIVSEEKSSKSDDTQEVEELEASERNTTPKKEEKPVTEENEIRLAEDQYGMEKPLEESEVETPHDYSWFIREMKNEISEDKKPEKPQPEGEKKPEKKSSDKSKADDFLNADEPTGVFKVEEIGTSGIRIPEDQSSQESEDYKSHIRDDSPTKENKIPDQKQETNEPESKLTLAERLLVKELARKLADRIVKQLPRDKIHQMLEEVLSELKNY; encoded by the coding sequence GTGGCTAGAAAATTTCTAATTGCCGATGAATCCGATGCTGTGCGTGCGGTCGCTGTCAATATTCTGAGGCAGAACGGCCATGAGGTACTGACTGCCTCCGGAGGAGCTGAAGCCTGGGAGATTCTCAAAAGCGGAAAAGTTGATCTGGGGATAATAAATTCCTCTTTGGAGGGCATGGACGGTTACACGCTTTCCAAGCTGGTCAAGGAGGATTCTTCTATTAAAGACACGAAAGTAGTCCTGCTTTTAGCTACCTCGGAGGTTGTCAACCAACATAAACTGATCACCGCTTCGCCCGACGGCACCCTCAGCAAACCGTTTGCGCCTCCGGATCTACTGGAAAAAGCCTCGGAGGTCCTGGGCGAGAGGCTGGCAAAAGAACCGAAGAAGAAGGGAAACAACCTTCATGAATCGGTTTCGGAGATGGAGATGAACGAGGACGAAGTCGCTGACACTATTGACTTTAACTCGATTTTCGCGGAAGATGAAAAAGAGGATTCAGACGAAGTCGAATTTACCGATATAGTTAGTGAGGAAAAGAGCTCAAAATCTGATGACACACAAGAGGTTGAAGAGTTGGAAGCCTCCGAGAGAAATACCACGCCCAAAAAAGAAGAAAAACCGGTGACCGAGGAAAACGAAATTCGACTTGCAGAAGACCAGTATGGTATGGAGAAACCGCTGGAAGAGTCCGAAGTGGAAACTCCTCACGATTACAGCTGGTTTATCCGCGAGATGAAAAACGAGATTTCCGAGGACAAAAAGCCGGAAAAACCTCAGCCGGAGGGTGAGAAAAAGCCGGAAAAGAAATCATCCGATAAATCGAAAGCCGATGATTTCCTGAATGCTGATGAGCCGACCGGCGTCTTCAAGGTTGAAGAAATCGGTACCTCAGGTATTCGTATACCGGAAGACCAATCATCTCAGGAGTCTGAAGATTATAAGAGCCATATCAGAGATGATTCCCCCACTAAGGAAAACAAAATCCCAGACCAGAAACAGGAAACAAATGAGCCGGAATCCAAGCTGACGCTGGCCGAGAGGCTTCTGGTCAAAGAACTTGCCCGCAAGCTGGCGGATCGAATTGTAAAACAACTACCCCGTGACAAGATCCATCAAATGCTCGAAGAGGTGCTTTCCGAGCTAAAAAACTATTGA
- a CDS encoding cytochrome c biogenesis protein CcdA, whose translation MAFSQITDALIRIVATTGGGFDLGPLAPTSGPDVTLWAAFVAGLLSFFSPCVLPLIPGYLSFISGVSIDRLQSDVNRSEVVKRTFYTSLVFVLGFSTVFILLGATATAVGSAMGQYRDIISKVFSVIILIFGLHFLGVYRLKFLAFEKKMHVQAKPLNLISIYLIGLAFAFGWTPCVGPILATVLGIASQKSHVGQGIILLVFYSLGMAIPFIVTGIAMNSLLGVFGWVKRNFRIIEIVSGVLLIAVAVLMFFGVLERLSSSLVS comes from the coding sequence ATGGCTTTTTCTCAGATTACTGACGCTTTAATCAGGATTGTTGCTACCACGGGTGGTGGATTCGATCTCGGTCCATTGGCGCCGACCAGCGGTCCGGATGTCACCCTGTGGGCCGCTTTTGTGGCTGGTTTGCTGTCGTTTTTTTCTCCCTGTGTTCTGCCTTTGATCCCGGGCTACCTGTCGTTTATATCCGGTGTTTCGATTGACAGGTTGCAGTCCGATGTCAACCGCAGTGAAGTTGTCAAAAGGACGTTCTACACCAGCCTGGTGTTTGTACTCGGTTTCTCGACCGTGTTTATTCTCCTGGGGGCAACTGCGACCGCCGTCGGATCTGCCATGGGGCAATACCGCGATATAATTTCGAAAGTATTCTCAGTTATAATTCTAATATTCGGTCTTCACTTTTTAGGCGTGTATCGTCTCAAGTTTCTGGCCTTCGAAAAGAAGATGCATGTGCAGGCCAAACCGCTCAATCTGATCAGCATCTACCTGATCGGGCTGGCATTCGCGTTCGGCTGGACACCCTGTGTCGGACCAATCCTGGCGACTGTTCTGGGGATTGCCAGCCAGAAAAGCCATGTCGGCCAGGGTATCATCCTGCTGGTTTTTTATTCACTCGGTATGGCCATTCCATTCATCGTCACAGGTATCGCCATGAATTCCCTGCTGGGTGTTTTCGGCTGGGTCAAGCGCAATTTCCGGATTATCGAGATCGTCAGCGGAGTGCTTTTGATTGCAGTGGCTGTGTTAATGTTCTTCGGTGTGCTCGAAAGGCTGTCCAGTTCCCTGGTGAGTTAA